The Salmo trutta chromosome 27, fSalTru1.1, whole genome shotgun sequence genome includes the window CCACAAGGGCAGCATTTGTACAGTACTTAAATGACCTAATTCACTTGCTTATTATACACTCATATCTTGAACCTTATCTAGGTTTTACTAAATCGGTTTGTATAGCTTTCGATGACAAAGTTCTCTCTACTACTCTTTATCCTCTCCCCTTTCCTTCTCACTTGCCTTTTcttgctccttctctctcacacaaaaaGGGTATTGGATGTTGCTGTTTGTTTCCCCTAGCAGTGTATGGTGTTATATTACTGACCTACTTTAGTGTAATGCTGATAGGTCAGGGTTTGACATTGAAGTAAGGCACTAGGATCTCCTGCATCCTCTTTGTCCTCTCTCACAAATAGCAGAATATTTTCTCAGCATGAGACAAAGTTAAATGATATGACACCAAATAACACACCATGTTACTGATCATGTTCCGGGTATGGCTCTGAACATGTGTCATAACTGTTCTTAGGCCTATTAGTTGAAAGAGCAAGTTCCAACTTGGATATACAACAATGCGGAGGCACTACTGACAACGGTATTGACCTATGTTTGGTATGTCCTTATCCACATTGGAAATTGGCTTAGCTGTAGGCCTGTTTCATGTTCATGAGATGTCTAAAATATAACTAGGCTATTTATCAACACCAAATTCATCATGAAATGGGCCTATGTAATTATATGTGCATGAATCAAGAGGTTTACTTTTTCTTTTTTATGTTTGCTATATTTCTCTCAAAGGCACAAACCAATCTTCTGTCAATAAATAAATCCATACTGTTTAGTCTGTCATGTTAGTCATTAGTAGTCTTGGGAAGTATACcgaggtatttggaaatagccatggGATGTTTTTCAATACTGTCAATACCATTGAAACTTTCTTTGCAgtgtttcaatacattttcatatGTGTAGTtgctttttaagtaaatacctgcagttaacttgtgcaatacattagGAATACGTCTTCATTTgatctgtcacattattttacgtTTTGAAGCTTACCGCAGTTCCCTAGAACATTTGAGCCAGTCACATGTTTGTAAATGGCACAACAGGAGAAAGCgggaccaggtgaatccagctgtGTAGACAGGTCGctttttatattgaaagtcaagttttccttcacagaaaatacattggTGCAACACATTAGGCAGAAAATGGCTTCATTTTAATCAGATGACAACAAAGAGCAACGCCATTTGgttggcagccacacaagtaaatgagcttacaaaGAAACAGCAAGGTCTTTTTGCAAAAActatgcatggccatcatatttctaatgtttatcatagaaagaatgtagccagctacatttcatAATGTCTTGCTTAGTTTTTATCGCATTTTACCAAAGCGAAGTATGAGGCTACACCGACAAAAGTAGTTACaaatcagtcagagcgctgtctgctgatagaatgcctgTTCGTGAATTCTCACCTGAGAATATTAGTCTGATGAGCAGGAATGACAATGAGAAGTATTTTTAGGTCTGCGTTTGCAAAACGCAGCAAGATATATATTTCTTATGCGTTTTTTGGGTGATGCAGAATTCAGCATTTAATGCAACCCTTAAATTTAACTTGTTACTAATCTAAGTGGATTAGTTAAGGTGACTCTCCATTGGCCTGTTTGCTCCTCCCCCCTCTACTTAAAGCAGGCAGGCCCATTGCCCTAGtgactccagactccacacaggGTATAaacatgctgctccagagccaaTACTGTTCTTTTTTCAGACAAGCATCTATCAACTTTGTTTATTTGCACAATGTTTCTCGTTCACATTCGCTTGTAACTCACCAACAATGATATTCGGTAGCtcgtgtgtatgtacagtaccagtcaaaagtttggacatacctactcattcaagggtttatttttttactgttttctacattgtagaataatattgacgaCATCtgaacaatgaaataacacatgggatCATGTAGCaagtgccttgatgacagctttgcacactcttggcattctctcaaccagcttcatgaggaagtcacctggaatgcatttcaattaacaggtgtgccttgttcaaagttattttgtggaatttctttccttaatgtgttttgagccaatcagttgtgacaaggtagggatggtatacataaaatagccctatttggtaaaagactaagtccatattatggaaagaaccgctccaataagcaaagataaacaacagtacataattactttaagacatggtcagtcaatctggaaaatgtcaagaacttaaagtttcttcaagtgcagttgtaaaaaccatcaagcgctatgatgaaactggctctcatgaggcctgccacaggaaaggaggactcagagttacctctgctgcagaggataagttcattagagttaccagcctcaggaattgcagcccaaataaatgcttcccagcattctgcagcgatacgccatcccatctggtttgcgcttagtgggactatcatttgtttttcaacaggacaatgatcaaTCACGTTTCCAGGctgtgctatttgaccaagaaggagagcgatggagtgctgcatcagatgacccggcctccacaatcatctgacctcaacctaattgaaatggtttgggatcagttggaccgcagagtgaaggaaaagcagccaacaagtgctcagcatatgtgggaactcattcaagactgttggaaaagcattccaggtgaagctggttgagagaatgccaagagtgtgccaactgtcatcaaggcaaagagtggctactttgaagaatctcaaatataaaatatattttaatttattacacttttttgtttacatgattccatatgtgttatttcatagttttgatgtcttcactattattctacaatgtagaaaatagtaaaaataaagacaaaccctgtgtccaaacttttgactggtactgaatgtgTGTATAACTTGATGAGCTGGATTGCATGTCTTTGCCATTTTTATTTTGGTTTGCATTTTTTAGCATGTTTAGCTACCATCCTTTTTGGAAATGCGCAattacttgtgctaattttgttacTATTCTGGTAATAGATGCCCAATGGGCATTTCTGAGTTCTTTGGCGCCCCCTTGTGTACTAACCCGGTAATACCGTAAATCACGGGATGAGAGAAGGACGGTATCAATCTGGATACTACCCAACCCTAATCATTAGCTGGATGGGACATGTTAATCATTATACTTCAGAGGGAAGTTTGTGCCTCTACCActatctcagagagagagaactggtcCAACAGGACAGACCACCACTCCTCTATTAGGGCCAGGGTtttctatttctctgtaaacGTTATCACATGTACCTAGTCAACTCGTTGTTCCTTTTAAACTTATAACATCCCTTCACTGATGTGTTCAGTCCGACTAGTACTCCAGAAGTTGGTAGTTGCTGTTTTACTTGGCATGGCCCATTTTGGGAAGAAGATTAGGAATGCTTGGAGAAGTTTTAGCACAGCTTTCATTAGTCTACAGAAGTCCTGTATTGCTctgctgggctttatggaaggtTTTCTCCCTGTTTCCTGACTTTTCCTGCAGGATCATGTCTGGTCATGTTTGTTTTAGTACACCAGTAACAGGGTAATGTTGCACTGATCTTTTACATGAACCAcataaatttacattttagtcatttagcagacgctcttatccagagcaacttacagtagtgaatgcatacttttaatttcatgcattttttaaatatttttttgttgtactggccccccgtgggaatcgaacccacaaccctggcgttgcaaacaccatgctctaccaactgtgccaCAGGGAAGGCTGACATAGAATAATGTCTGATTTTAAATAACAGCTACTTGTTGTTtagctatgcatagtcactacaaattaccaactaacctgtacccatgcacattgactcagtaccggtaccccctgtatatagcctagttatacattcacagtattaggcaagactgccttctcttcttgtgcaccagacGCATGGAATaatctacaatccatgcttcatctagatatgcAAGTGCCACGGAAttaatttaaaatattgatgggagtctctgttacagaggagtgtaaatacttttttttttttttaggcaggATCAGGTTGTATGTTTTAGTTATCTATTGCATTGATTGTTGCTGCtgccttggccaggtctcccttgaaaaagagactctgggtctcaatgggattttcttggttaaataaataaaaatgtgtgttctttttgatttgatttttattttatttaaaaaaacattttatttagtaaatattttcttaactctatttcttgaactgcattgttggttaagggcttgtaagtaagcatttcacgctaaggtctaaaactgttgtattcggtgcatgtgacaaataaaattgattTGATCACTGCCCAGCAGAGTACAGAGCACTTCAGCTGAATGCATCCTAAATGTAGGCACATAGGCTAATGATCTACCATGAGTAAAATGTGACCAGCTGCTGTCTTTTGTTTTCCTTGAACCTTTTCCtgctgatggatggatggatggatggatggatgatgtcaTCAGGGAAGAATGTGTGTACTTCTCACTAGAGTCCTAACTTATCTATCACAACTCTGACCCTGTGAATGCTTTCCTTGTCTCAGCTGACCTTAACCTGGAGGTTCAGTGATGACACTGAATTTAACCAGGGTGTTTTAGCCTCTATTGGCTTCCTTTTATAAGCCTGTCAAAAAAATGTTTACTTCCACTTATATGATGTTAACTCAGTTAAATATGCAAAAAGACTAAGAGCATACTTCAAGTCACTGAATATGCAAAAAAAAAGCATATTGCAAGAGACTTGCACTAAACTTGCTCCAGGATGGATTGGATGTGTTTCTCTGGTCTTGAAGGTGAGAACTCACCTGGGGGACAGTCTGTGAAGCTGTACTTTGCGTTACCTGTCTACTAATTTACCAACAAATTTAGCAGTGCAGTCTCTACAATCACAGAGAGGCTCAGTGTGACAGGGCATActaattgcttgttttgtcatggTTATGGAAAAGGCTCTCAAACACTTCTGCCTTTCCCTTGTTCTGAGTAGGCATAAACACTGTGCTcaacagggaggagatgaggcaGAACAAAGGAATAATTTTCTCCTTTATCTGTTTGTCCCAGTGGTTGCTGGAACAGGGTGCATGCCAGTCAATGGCATGTATGTGTCTGGTCTTCACTTAAGAGACATGTATACACAAAGCAAAGGACACTTAGTTGAACTGCAATTAGTTTACAGCCTATTTACGTCAACACTAGAGGAGCTGGATCTATTCTAGGTCCTGATCTAAAACTGTTAGAAATGTCATAGTTCTGCCCTTTTATAGTTCCGCAATAATAGTTTTTATCAAGTCATGTTTGACCACAATTTCTGTACATCTGCTTTCCTGACAAATCATGATGTTGTTGAAAAGGTTTTACCTAGGGGCTAGGCTAATTCAAATGTCATTGGTTGCGTAATAAACAATTCCAGTCATATTTGACCTTCAGTAGTTTTAATTAATTGAACAGGAGCATCTAATCTTGTTGTTTCTCTGACTGTCATTTTCAGTTGGCACAAACTGCTGGATAAGAATGGGAAGGAGGACAAGGTCAGAGGGGAAGTGATGTTGGACATCCAGTTCATGAGAAACAACTTGACAGCCAGCATGTTTGACCTTTCCATGAAAGACAAACCACGCTCCCGCATCGGAAAGCTCAAGGACAAAGTGCGTGGGAAGAAAAAGGACGGCTTCTCTGACTCAGCCTCTGCAATAGTGCCCTCTTTCAGCGAGGTAGTCATTGACAGCGAGGGAGAGGCTGACTCCCACTCAGTGTGCCCAGAGTCCCCTGGGGCCAAGAAGAAATCCAAGCTCAAGTCCCTCTTTGCTCCTAAATCCAACCTGCAGCGCAATGTCTCCCAGTCCATGTCCACACTGGGCACTCTTCCTGAGAAGAACGCATCCCTCAGTGGCAGTCGCTCTTCTGGTCTCAATGTGGATTCTCCTGATGGTGAGCTCCTTCTATTCAGTTAAACATGCTGACCTTTTCATATTTGAGTAATGATAATTGGCATATGCAGTAACCTCTTTCTATCTACAGTTAAAAAGAAGTTCAAGTTCCTGGGCCACAAGCGCACAGGCAGCAATGACAGCAAAGTGTCTACAGGACCTTTTTCTCTTCTGGGCAGAACCAAGCAGAAAGAAGACCCGAACAGCACATGCATCAACGGCAATCATGTGTATGCAGAGGAGGTAGAACCCATGTCAGGGTCCACCCTCAGCCTTAACAGCTCTGGTCAGGGCTCAGTGGAGGATGTACGAAGCCACAGGCAACCATCTGATGCCGCCGTAGACTCCCTTAAGGGTGCCCCTGTCAACACCTACAGAAAGGAGTCTGCAGATAGGGATAGGGCTCTGCTGGAGCAAAGGCACCTtcgggaagagggagagaagcggCAGGCCGAGGAGAAGAGACATAATGAGGAGAAGCAAAGAGTGCAGCTCAAGGTACTGCAGGAGGAGGAACGCAAGCAACGGGAGGAGCAGGAGAGAAGGTTCCAGGAGGATGAGGCAAGGAGGAAGAAGcagcaggaagaggaagaggaccGGAAGCGGAGGCTGAAGGCCGATGAGCATCAGAGGTTGGGGGAGGAGCAGAGGAAGCAGGAGGAGGCCAAGAAGGCAGAGGAGCAGAAACAACAGGAGGAGGCCTCTGTGACTGAGAGGCTGTCCTCTCTGTTTGGTATAATcaggaagaaggaggagaagaaggaagagCTGCAGCAGAGTGTCGCCAATGAGGTGAGGCCCAACCCATCTCCCAGTCGCAGCACCAGAGATTTGGAGGTCCCTCTCCCTGCCCCTCGCCATGCTGCCAACCCATTCAAGGATGTTCTCCTCAGTTCAGACCCTCCAATCCCGTTTGAGGAGAGCCCGGTGGACCACCAGAAGGGTGTTTGCGGCACCAACACCCCGAGCGCTGCAGTCTTCAACTCCAACCGTACTGCCAAGGTGTCTGCAGTCAAGCCCAGGTAGGTGTCAGTCTTGTTCTCATGCACTTACAGCTCTTTTCTAACTTGATCTGCATAGGTAAGTCCAAACATTGCTCAAATCTCCCACCGATACATGATTTTAATAGTGCATATCTCAAGTAAGGATTTGGCCTTCTATCTGCTGTGAATTTTGATGTCAGCCTACTAatgtaatgtagg containing:
- the LOC115164525 gene encoding rab11 family-interacting protein 1 isoform X3, producing MSLADQSQQWYPTSVQVTVFQARNLRIKGKNGTNDAYAIMQVAKDKFSTSVAEKCVAPVWKEEATFDLPLFHHGNAERCTLYIIVMHRALVGLDKLLGRAVINLLDLHDNSARKNTDWHKLLDKNGKEDKVRGEVMLDIQFMRNNLTASMFDLSMKDKPRSRIGKLKDKVRGKKKDGFSDSASAIVPSFSEVVIDSEGEADSHSVCPESPGAKKKSKLKSLFAPKSNLQRNVSQSMSTLGTLPEKNASLSGSRSSGLNVDSPDVKKKFKFLGHKRTGSNDSKVSTGPFSLLGRTKQKEDPNSTCINGNHVYAEEVEPMSGSTLSLNSSGQGSVEDVRSHRQPSDAAVDSLKGAPVNTYRKESADRDRALLEQRHLREEGEKRQAEEKRHNEEKQRVQLKVLQEEERKQREEQERRFQEDEARRKKQQEEEEDRKRRLKADEHQRLGEEQRKQEEAKKAEEQKQQEEASVTERLSSLFGIIRKKEEKKEELQQSVANEVRPNPSPSRSTRDLEVPLPAPRHAANPFKDVLLSSDPPIPFEESPVDHQKGVCGTNTPSAAVFNSNRTAKVSAVKPRPHPVKPMSSMESHALINTPVVREMKTYDSSLGNMKTPGKVESGPFTQLTQEELITLVVKQQTELSKKDSKIVELEEYIDNLLVRVIEEKPSILQGLNSPKQAL